One genomic window of Chelonia mydas isolate rCheMyd1 chromosome 27, rCheMyd1.pri.v2, whole genome shotgun sequence includes the following:
- the LOC102932593 gene encoding keratin, type I cytoskeletal 19: MSTYSLKQITSSGLGNISGSSGGRAVGSFRASSIHGGFGDRGISVSTARFVSSGVGGGLGGGYGGSLYGGFGGGDGLLSGNEKTTMQNLNDRLASYLDKVRALEEANSELEIKIRDWYQRQGPGPASDYSPYYKTIEDLRDKILAATIDNSKIVLQIDNARLAADDFKTKYETEQALRMSVEADINGLKRVLDELTLARTDLEIQIESLKEELAYLKKNHEEEMKALGGQTGGQVSVEVDSAPGIDLTKILADMRDQYEVMAEKNRKDAETWFNSKIEELNQEVAINTEQLQTSKTEITDLRRTLQGLEIELQSQLSMKAALEGTLADTENRYGAQLAQIQHLIGNIEAQLTDLRADMERQNSDYKILMDIKTRLEQEIATYRQLLEGHDS, encoded by the exons ATGTCCACTTACAGCTTGAAGCAAATAACTTCTTCTGGGTTAGGTAATATTAGTGGTTCCTCAGGCGGTCGGGCTGTTGGTTCCTTCAGGGCTTCAAGTATACATGGAGGATTTGGTGACAGGGGTATTTCTGTCTCTACTGCTCGGTTTGTCTCTTCTGGGGTAGGAGGTGGCCTTGGGGGTGGATATGGTGGTAGTTTGTACGGTGgctttggtggtggtgatggccTCCTTTCTGGAAATGAAAAGACAACTATGCAGAACCTGAATGACCGCCTGGCATCCTACCTGGACAAAGTACGTGCTCTAGAGGAGGCAAATTCTGAGCTAGAAATTAAAATCCGAGACTGGTACCAGAGACAAGGACCAGGGCCAGCCTCTGATTACAGCCCATATTACAAGACTATTGAAGATCTTCGAGACAAG ATTCTTGCTGCCACCATTGACAACTCCAAGATTGTTCTGCAAATTGATAATGCCAGGCTGGCTGCTGATGACTTCAAAACCAA GTATGAAACAGAGCAGGCCCTGCGCATGAGTGTTGAGGCTGACATCAATGGCCTGAAGAGAGTCCTGGATGAGCTGACCCTAGCCAGAACTGACCTGGAGATCCAGATAGAAAGCCTGAAGGAGGAGCTGGCTTACCTAAAGAAGAACCATGAGGAG GAAATGAAAGCCCTGGGTGGTCAAACAGGAGGGCAAGTCAGTGTTGAGGTTGACTCTGCTCCAGGTATTGATCTGACCAAGATCCTGGCTGACATGAGAGACCAGTATGAAGTCATGGCTGAGAAGAACAGGAAGGATGCTGAAACTTGGTTCAACAGcaag ATTGAAGAGCTGAACCAAGAAGTAGCCATCAATACTGAACAGCTGCAGACCAGCAAGACTGAAATCACAGATCTGAGACGCACCCTCCAAGGCCTGGAGATAGAACTTCAGTCCCAGCTTAGCATG AAAGCTGCCTTGGAAGGCACCTTGGCAGACACTGAGAATCGCTATGGTGCCCAGCTGGCACAGATCCAGCACCTGATTGGAAACATCGAGGCACAGCTGACCGACCTTCGAGCTGATATGGAGCGGCAGAATAGTGACTACAAGATACTCATGGACATCAAGACCCGGCTGGAGCAGGAGATTGCCACTTACCGCCAGCTGCTGGAAGGCCATGACTCCTA